The DNA region TGATATGTCCCTCTTatgaataatatttaatttaatttttaataaagtttaattattaaaaatttaaagactgatttagtgattaaaatttattgaagGCTAAAATGTTTAactaaaaaattcttaaaaaaatttgatttaaagtattactctttttttattgatgaatttaAAGTTGTGTGTATAAGAGAAGTTAATGCTAAATATGGTCATTAACTTATTGGTTTACTATATCagtgaaaaaaagaagaataacaaCTATATTTTAGCAATTATGAAGATTTAGCCAGTTAAATTGTATTTGGAGGAGAGATTGAGATTGAGAGATAGAGACTAAATCAAATTTATGTATTGTATTTATATACAATTGATTAAATAAATCAACTAATCAAATTAACACACACTTACTTATAATTTGTAAAAGCATTTTTTTAAAGGTTGATTGGGATATTACTTCATTCTTATTGATTAATTgaaagtatataaaaaaatacattaatgCCAAATATAATTACTGAAAGAAAATAAGGACAATTACTATGTTTTAGCAATTGTAGAAAATATTGAACatgttttactttaaaaaaaaaaaggtgcatgCTTTTCTCCAATAATTTGTTTACCTCATCACTTAACCAAATCATACTTAAAGATTGGTAACTAAATTATATTGACTTACGTGCATTGGCGGAGCTTAGTTCAGATAAGGGATGGTCACAGCCCCcccaaatttttattaaaaaaattagtaatacttttttaaaaaataaaaaataattcagttggctcaaatattttattatgacttaaaattacaaagttcaatcttcatctcttgcttttattgcacaataatttttagttttaaacattcaaaacatatcgaatttggactgaattgagtgtATTCGTATTTTGCAGctctctattcaataagcaacactctctctatctttgagttcaaatataaaaaaattaggtattttttatttatataatttaatattattttatattttactgtttatttaatttaattagaatattcaataagtattgatattattgtatttgtataaattgataaaaaaaattcaataaatattataaattttatttacccttataatttcttttttacatattttatcggatatatattcaaatttttatataaaataatcataaaaaatcaaagagttgatgatacattttttaagaggaaggctaatattagaaggaaaacatataacttttacaatatcaacacctatAGATAgttcttttactttaatgaatcacgaagaaagtaagatacaaccttcaaaagtttaaaTAGTTGCATttgatgagtttgaccttaattctttgGAACGATACCCTGAAAAACGGcttcaaatttggcaatatcacccaaataaaagagatgaggttagacgaacttatcttaaatggggtccattaaaaaaaaacatcttgacaattatcttctatctgctcccaaaattttgttttaagcTCCGCCACTGCTTACGTGTATGTTGAATGTAAATAATATGGGCCACTTCTTTAATATTTTCAACAAAGGTATTAAAATATTGGTGTTAAAGTTTAAACATCAAATCTCAATTACCATCAATCTTGTATTCATACATAAATCTAAGAAAAAATATGATGCATTGTGGGGTTAGAGCTTATTCGTATGTAGATGTATTATGGGACCCATCACTTTTGTAGCAATATtagcatttttttaatttgtactcTACTTTGGTCTTTTAATTTACTCCATTTTGTTGAGACTCTAAGTCCTGAGCCAAAGCCAATAATAATAGTTTTGGTGAAAACTTAGAACAGACTTAGAATGAACTAGtgcataaagagaaaaaaaaaaagaacaagattAAAGTGAAAATTTTGCAGCTTATGATTTTTGGTTTGAATAAATATTTTGgtgtaattttagaaaaaaaattgaaaataaataaaatttgttatCATCATTACACatgtatatattaataatttaaaaatcaaaagtaTCATATAACAATTATTACAATGTTAAAAAAGTCATATAATGCTGTATAGAGatggaattgaaaaaaaaataaaaatgaagatgAAGCATAATTTGAAGGTGGCATTGATTTATTATTAACTTAAAAGTCATAAGGCTTAGGATCCTTTACTTtattcgtaaaaaaaaaaataaaaaacaaaaaatgagtcACAAACATTATATTAGCACCAATTTAGTGTTAACTCCGAAATTTTAAGGAACGCCACTTTCTATAGTTATTATGTTCTTAACTATTATTACTGTATGTCAAGAAGATAGATATGATTATATGCGAAAAAAGAGGACAAAATTAGGGGCATTATGTTCTTATATTAGTATTGATTTTACGTAAAATGATGTATGTACATTCttcggctaattttttttatattgtataaatatatgtgtaatatatTGTTACAGGAAGATTAGGTGTTTTTTTTATATGGTATTTtatacaaatcggacggtccgatttgtttgaagaaaaaagtaaataacaaattagagggtccgatttgtttgataaaaaaaaaactacaaatcgTATGGTccgttttatattttttatttttttttattttttaaaatagaaatcgaACGCTccgattttaacattaaaaatttttttattttcgaaatcacaaatcggaccgtccgatttgtgattgtttgagaaaaaaataaaataatttggtaCCTCCGATTTGTAGCTCccataataaaattaaacacTTCTCTTCTTACATCATTAAAAAATACACTCTTCTCTCCCCCACACGAAAAACAAAAACCGTACATTCTTCTTAGcattgcatataaatttttaagaaacgaagaaaaaatactaattatattATTGATTTGATGTAAAATGATGTATGTGCATTTGTTCCAAAAATTCATTTACATAAAAGTTTAGAAAAATAACTATGATGGTGGATGTACGAATGAAAATAAAGTTAAAAGGATCTGTTGGCTCTGTAACACTGTCTAATATTTATGCAACTGATGGTGAGTGGGACCAGGTTGGAaacttgaggaaggtgatgaaagagaaaaatgttcataagaccatctccagtagggaactcatcccagttcctgtttatggcccacctgtcataaaaagtaactccacatcagcttttgcgtcataaacagtaaataggaactcaaagcatctctctcttctccattaggaggaactaactttagtccctgttgtggtcccacttaattaattaattaaaaaacttgtaattaatgtaattaatttttttaataataaaatttaaatatttaaatttaaaaataattcactattaaaatatattaatattaaatagattcatatataacaataatacacaatagaTGAATTCGGggttacactaatttgtaaaattacttaatacaaagaaaaacataattaaactctatagttgacgacaagcattgtgaaattgccatatgtgttcaatcaagtcctccTTCAATTGTCTATGCTACTGCCTATTTCGAAGTTGggcatttctttggagaaattgatggtatggtgcaaaatcttcctctcccagctgaggttgtgataagccattttcaacatcatcatactctaagccttgagcaaaatttcctgcatagctgtctctttcatcctcaacaatcatattatgcaatataatacaagctctcattatgttggcaagctttttcttttcccaaaaacgagctggaccacgtataattgcaaagcgtgcttgcaacactccgaatgctcgttccacatcttttctttgcccttcttggtattgtgcaaataacttgcgtttctcaccttgtggctttgagattgatttgacaaatgtggcccattcaggataaataccatctgctaaatagtatcccattgtataattattaccattaattgtataatttacctccggagcacggtcatttagaatatcatcaaacactggagaacgatctaacacgttgatatcattatttgaaccagaaactccaaagaatgcatgccatatccaaaggtctgaagatgctacaacctcaagtactatggttgcaaccccacgataaccactcatgtacatacctttccatgcctttggacaatttttccattgccaatgcatgcagtcaatgctacCCAACATGCCAGGGAAGCCACGACCTTCCGCCATTTGTAGCAGGCGTTGTACGTCATTTGGATTAGGTTTTCGCAAGTATTCATCCTGGAACACGGAaatgacaccttcaacaaatttttccaagcattcgattgtagtgctctcgcctatgcgcacataatcatcaacagcaTCAGCTGCAACGCCATATGCTAACATCCGTATCGCAGCGGTACATTTCTGAAGTGGCGAcaagcctcttcttccagttgcatcAACCCTCTGTTGGAAATACGGATAGACGTTTGAGAGAGCGTCTACTATCCGAAGGAACACATCCCTTCTCATTCGAAATCTCCGTCGAAAAATGTCAGCATTATACACCGGTTCATCTGCAAAGTAATCTTGGAAAAGGCGATCATGTCCTGCTTCTCGATCTCTGTTGATCCATCTACGAGGAATTGGGATAGGGCTTCTatcgatatcttcttcttctgaatcttcGAGTAAATACTCATCGATCCAATTATCTATGAGTGTGTTGTCTTGCCGTCTTCTTttgccatacaaagcctcattgaacatatcatcaaaatttctagccatatggagaaatgtaatttttagttcTTTGTCGATGTGAGAAACAAGAGTTGAAGTGGAGTTGTGGAGTCAttgatagttgatatttataagtgtgtCTGTAATAAGTAccttaacggctagttttgcaacggctagttttgcaacggctagttttgcaacggctagttttgcaacggctagtttTACAACGGCTAGTTTTTCTTAACGGCTacttaacggctagttttgcaacggtcaCTTTAATGAACAACAACGAcacaataatattgactaatttcAAATCTTAcatcagaaataaataaaacaaactacatcacataccagtaatacgcaataaataaataagaacatactacataactctacgaatacaaggaaccattaagtaaaccacttggccattattttctcacatgcaatctcatgaagagctcgtcgtttctcactcattgtagacgtgtcagcattaagtatttgcatatccatttccctttcttttgcttttatctccatttctttaatatacctctgagtttgtaattcttgttctttcattgccgcttgaatttgtatctccttctctttgattgccatcatctttgctctatgttccttctcctcttctctttctttttccctttccattagttccttttctctaacattcttaatatcttccatgagagataatTTTTTGACAACCGATGATTTTCTTTCGCTAAAATCTTCAGACATCTGGGCTTTTCCCTTACCTCTTcgcttgctcttctttgatccttgtGGGCGAACGGGAGAGTCCACACCGGGTTCGTCAGCCAACGGTGTTTCTGGgtttgatgaggatgagtatGCTCCAGTTGCACTAACCTTGGTTCTCTTTGAGCCGCCACTCTGTGTTGGTAGTTGGCTTCTCCATTTTTGCTCCAATCGAAGCATGTTCCAATGCCTCTCAAAAGTGAACTTTTGACCATAATTTGTAGAATAAAGTTTATAAGCCAACTCCTTTATATCATCAGCGTTCGAACCACTCCTTATGTTTCGACTAGCTTGATCGTAGCAACCAGCAAATTGTGCAACAGCCTTGTTGATCTTATACCATCGTTTCTTACATGCAACTACCCCCCTTGTCATGTCGGTGCAAAATTCTACACAGTAGCTATGAATTCGACTCCAAAATGTTTCCCCCTTTTGATCGGTACCAACTACAGGGTCAGTTGAAACATTTAACCATGCACTGATCAACATCTCATCCTCTTTCCAATGCCAGTGTTGAATACTATCTTGCCTCCGATCTTCAATATCATCATTGAGGTCGATAGCATCTAATCCATGAGGGTTGGCAAAATCTGAATATTGCGAATTTGGACTAGATTGTATAGGAGTATGAGAGGATgggttagaagagccaccaacaccaGATGAGTTATGTCTTGATGCACTAAATTGAGTTGGAAACGGCAAGGAAGTTGGAGTAACATTTCCGATAGAAGggttaaatatggatgaaaatggTAAATggggtgtttgtgaattttgattttgtggttggaatataggaaattgattattataaggagtttgaaaattgaaattagagagattttgtggatttggattttgaaatgtatttggTAGTATGAAGTTTTGATTCggaacttgagagtttgaggtttgagattgttgggtatttggaatttgaggaaagttttgtaagtaattgaagaaagagttgagttggtttggatccattttttcgaacaaaaaataatagtagcagaattttgattttgtaaacttagaagaagatgaagaagagttgTAGAGAGTGTGAGAATACAAGTGtatctaagtggtatatatagagtaacaaaatattaatttattaataataacggtaacataGTAACGACTAGTTTCTAACGGCTATTTTTACAACggctaaattaatataataatataaatataaataatatttaatattaattatgatataaataattaatataaattattaattaaataaatatttaattatttaattattataattattaataaattaattataatttaattacttaattaattattagttaattaattaatataaattattaattaaataaaattatcaatatttaatttaattagttattataattattattaaattaattattatttaattatttaatataattatttaattaattaatattttatatgattatttattttttattttaattgccaagtGGCAATTGTTTATTGCTTTATGGGAGTCCCCATTCAGAGGGACTCCCTCGCTTCGAATGGCGTGCAGGAACTCATTTGAGTTCCTCTCCAATGCCCATCTCTCCATTCTCTCTGACACGCACAGTGGGAGGGCTCCCCGTTGGAGATGCTCTAAGAGTCTTGGTTTTAGTTGGCTTGAAAAGTTAAGTGAGACTCTTGTCATgtgatataatataataatttattgaaataaaattgaattttattaaaataatcttgataaataaatacattaatacattatttgtaaaattttaaattcattatAAAGAAAACTAAACATATTTTATACGAGTGTAAATACTTTTTTCATAGATGTATTTTGATGGAATGAATAATTTTTATcccttctttaaaaaaaatgatgaggCCTTGAAATTGAAGTATATAAATTCAAAGGCGTCCTTTTATAGGCCAAACTTTTGCACTATAGCACCAACTTTATAGAGtgccaaattttttttctttcggtGCCAACTCCTGCAGGTTTTACAGAGCCATCAAGTTTGACCAATGTGATAAATGGGGAGCCCCTAACCATCTAATTCGATCattaataaaacagaaagaaTATATAAAGAgtaccaaaaaataataaaattatgaaagaataacaaaaaaaataagataaaaaaattttattgattgttaattgattaaaaaatataaattatgaaagtaaaattaagtatatataaagtattgacctatgaaaaataaaaacaaataaatataagataaatataagataagataagataagataaagacaaaaattataatcaaatttatatattatattattgtcaTGGACTAAAATAGAAGAATGGTTTAATCAATATTTGTCTCAAATATAGAGGACCAAAATAGTACTTTGTGAATAAGGAACAGTGCGGTACGATTCTTTGCATaggtattcaaattcaaatcgatTTAAATTACATTGCTCGTCCAATGAAAATCCGATTAAAAAGGAGAatcagaacaaaataaaaaaaattaaaaagagagattgtgagtttaaaaaattaaacagaaattATGCGTAAATAATTGTTCTGTACAGAGAAGAATTCAtaagataaaaaaagagaatcagaaaaaataaaaaataaaaaaaaattgtgacaataaaaaaattgaatagaaaTTATGCTTAAATAATTGTTCTAGAGAAGAATTCCTAAGATAAAGAAggaaaatcagaaaaaaaattaaaaagggagATTGTGAGAATAAATAATTGAGCAAAAATTATGcgtgagtttttataattgttagtgAAACATGTTAATAAAATAAGTaactgtaaaataattttaaattatattaataggattaaaattagaaataaaaaattggatACCAAAACTTATGTATtaacattatatattgttatagatattctatagtaaattttaaaaatattacattcgccaaaattttataattttatctaaatataacaaaaattcaaacaataAAACAAATTTCTAAATAGCAAAGATAATATTAAAGTTTATCATCAATCATCATGAGAATCTACTAAAACTTGTTACAAACTTACTTTATTGAGATTATCTTCATCTAACAAAGCACCAATTAAATGTTAACAGTTTCGCAAAACTAATTATTAACAAATTAGCAACTAGCGCTAAACAGCAAGAACTAGGCAAATAAATCAATAACATATCAAAAAGTTTAATGACACCTAAAAATATAGCAAAGAAGTGATTCAacttaataaaataacaaaaactgAAACAGCAACCTGAACAATTGCTATGATGTACAAAAAGATTATTACGTAGTacaaaaaaagtataagaactaaacaattaaatacaaaattgaagaacagaacaAGAACTGGCAAGAACACAACTTTTTACAATATAGTTATAGTTGTTAGAATTGAATTTGTAATCAAACTAGTTAAATTTTTGGATTATTAGATTATTGGTTTAACCAGTAGATCACAGATTGAATCAATTAACCCAATCCTacgtaaataaaaatataaaataatcaacataaaacaataataaacaatatattacactataaaataaaaaattgaataatctgataaaaaacaagttataatcaacaaaatttaatcaataaCAAGTTTAGAATTCAACTCAATTATAATACAAATTCAactcaataataatacaaattcaACTCTAAATCCTACTATATTCCCATCATACAGAATTACTAAATCTTTCTCCCATATACAATGAATTCAACTAATCATCTTCATctgtttcaaattttcaaattcaaaaatttcaaacacTGAATCCTAGCCTCTCCAAAATACTGTATCTAATGGCTACCACAACATTCAAATCCACCACAGATATATTCATTTTAATATCAGACATAAAAACCAAGACGGATTTGGGGACATTTTTTAAATAGAGACAAATTTATAATCACAAGCAAACATTTTCAGCATTACAACATTAATCAAGAAATTATATTCAACTAAATATAATCAACACCAATCAAGATTCAATAAATTCAGTTAATCAACATCATTAATCAGTTCTTCAGTGACTCAGTTAATCAAATTATAACATGTTCGGTTGCTCGTCGGGATTAGATGTCGGTTGAGCGTCTTGTCGAGAGCAACTAGGGTGTGAGGTATCTCTACCTGGCGCAAGCTTTACGAGGAAGAGTGGTGCCACAGTCCTCGATAAGTCAGCGGGCGGGGCCACCTGTAAAGACACTCCGATACTGAAGTAAGTGTTCGAACGATAAGGCGACAAATTAGGATAAAAGATGATGTACTTTGGGGGAGGGGTAGGTCCCTCCCCTTCTATACCATGTACTCGAGTGGGCCCTGTAACACCTTAATTactctaagccttacctcatgccgtaaagtAAAGGATAATTAAAGGTCACgacaattctatatatatatatatatatatagaaagagataGTAAGTCTAGAAGCTGgatgaagaaataagctcaaaaatagaGTTACAAAAGCGCAAatcgttcacacgaagctacaagcataaaggcacaagatatagatataagATAACAAGGCATATGTAGATATATGAGTATAATTGTCACAAGTACTAGACTCAGCCCGCAGAGTTTAGGCCGACTGGTATATACAGACATAACCGAGTTTTGAAAGTTAAAACAGCATATACAATATTTCTCTCAAAGTTAGCCTCTAAGACAAATAtagatacaaaagtgagagtactaaaACAAACTATTCAAAAGAAATCCAAAATATGATAAAGATCccccgctctgtcaccatcacgcaactcatcgaggtgggttacgacctacatctgaaaacaacaacagaatatggtataagaatcggaggttctcaatatggtaacagtacccagtaATATAAGATATCAGATCCTGgtacgccagaggcaatcctagactttcacatcaagcatagtattcaagcttataaaacaagtaaataaatcctTAAATAGGTCATCTAACTTAGGGAATTTCTAATCTAACATTTACaccactgtcccacagccttcgccagcctAACCACTATACGATCCCATCGTCACCACCtatcgaacctcctcaatcccagcagaaagCACAAGTAATAGcatacaagtaatacacaagaAATAATCAAGTATAGCaagtaaatcaagaagcaattaagcatgttatacaattaggtaTACTacgcaagtaaacaaagcaagcaacTACGTAGAAAATGTACATAATGAATGCTTGTCCTATTAGCTGTGATTTCACATTGTCGGTTTAACTGTCAACCCGACGCATTCCGATAGGAATGTCGCCTTTCGGTCATGAATATAAATGGAAATCCCCAGAGATATCGTGATCGACACACTCTTGTGATTCTgaaaggatgcgagcgggatactcagccacagacctcacatctcaatgtaagcgGGACTAACCACCGCCCCTTATGCCACCGCCACGACCTCGATAGGCAGGATTAACCTACCGTCCATGCCAGGCATAACGTCTCAACAATTTctgtataatataatatatatccaTATCTCATTCAGTGATCACTTTCAATATTCAATACTTTCTCATTTATGTTTGAGTCCCAGACTCGCCACAAACTTTATCAATTTTCTGATTTCCACAGCTCATCACACTCATCATCAATAGAGTACTCCAACGGTCCACTCATAAACTTCAGAAACCTAAGTATTtgccttttaaattttttaccagAAAAGATATAGTTAAACTCACTTAAGGTATTCTCTATGTTTCAAAGCCTAAAAATAAGCTAAGGGACCTTAAACAAGCATTACGGAAGTTTGTAAGCTTACCGGAAAATAAGGTTTTTGTTTGAAAAGTAGGGCATGTGCATACGCATAGGGGTGTGTGCATGCACGCACCTGCAGAGTTTTTTTAACTTGTGCGTACACATAgaggtgtgcatatgcacacaagGTAAAATTCTCCATCTTGTGCGTGGGCATGAATACGTGCGGACGCACTCAACAGAATGATCTTCccagcttgtgcgtacgcatgatgttGTGCATACACACAACTTGCAACTTTtacagggtgtgcgtgcgcacaccccttgtgcgtacacacaagtcaTAACACCCGTTCTGCTCGGTGCGTATACACAGATGTGTGCGTGGGCACACAAACCAGAACTTACAATTTTCTGCAACAtcacaaaattcatattttttacaCCAAattccaacgatcatatctttttctacaaaatttcaattttcataaaatctataccgttttaaagctctttaaattatctttaacttGATACAAAAtacaatcaatttcaaaaatcgagGCTTAAGATATGATCCGCCAAAGTTGACCAAAAATCCGTTTTAAACAAAAACCTTTAAACAT from Arachis hypogaea cultivar Tifrunner chromosome 10, arahy.Tifrunner.gnm2.J5K5, whole genome shotgun sequence includes:
- the LOC140175704 gene encoding uncharacterized protein codes for the protein MARNFDDMFNEALYGKRRRQDNTLIDNWIDEYLLEDSEEEDIDRSPIPIPRRWINRDREAGHDRLFQDYFADEPVYNADIFRRRFRMRRDVFLRIVDALSNVYPYFQQRVDATGRRGLSPLQKCTAAIRMLAYGVAADAVDDYVRIGESTTIECLEKFVEGVISVFQDEYLRKPNPNDVQRLLQMAEGRGFPGMLGSIDCMHWQWKNCPKAWKGMYMSGYRGVATIVLEVVASSDLWIWHAFFGVSGSNNDINVLDRSPVFDDILNDRAPEVNYTINGNNYTMGYYLADGIYPEWATFVKSISKPQGEKRKLFAQYQEGQRKDVERAFGVLQARFAIIRGPARFWEKKKLANIMRACIILHNMIVEDERDSYAGNFAQGLEYDDVENGLSQPQLGEEDFAPYHQFLQRNAQLRNRQ
- the LOC140175705 gene encoding glutathione S-transferase T3-like, whose protein sequence is MDEEEGEMAIEDFANPHGLDAIDLNDDIEDRRQDSIQHWHWKEDEMLISAWLNVSTDPVVGTDQKGETFWSRIHSYCVEFCTDMTRGVVACKKRWYKINKAVAQFAGCYDQASRNIRSGSNADDIKELAYKLYSTNYGQKFTFERHWNMLRLEQKWRSQLPTQSGGSKRTKVSATGAYSSSSNPETPLADEPGVDSPVRPQGSKKSKRRDLKLVNIIVSLLFIKVTVAKLAVK